Proteins found in one Maridesulfovibrio sp. genomic segment:
- a CDS encoding DnaJ family domain-containing protein: MNFIAAIAETRIEEAERKGEFKDLPGRGKPLELEDDSMIPPELRMAYKALKNGGYLPPEMQLRKDIHSALDLLEYMEDEKERYSQMQKVNLLFERIKNMRGKKIAIDEEDEYYRSIVERITLQSSKIKE, encoded by the coding sequence ATGAATTTTATTGCGGCCATAGCTGAAACGAGAATTGAGGAAGCTGAACGGAAAGGTGAATTCAAGGATCTTCCCGGCAGGGGGAAGCCTCTTGAGCTGGAAGATGATTCCATGATTCCACCTGAACTGCGCATGGCATACAAGGCCTTGAAAAACGGTGGCTACCTGCCGCCTGAAATGCAGCTGAGAAAAGATATTCATTCCGCCCTTGATTTGCTTGAATATATGGAAGATGAAAAGGAACGCTATAGCCAAATGCAGAAGGTGAATCTGCTTTTCGAGCGCATTAAGAATATGCGCGGTAAGAAAATAGCTATTGATGAAGAAGATGAATACTATAGAAGCATAGTTGAGCGCATCACCTTGCAGAGCAGTAAAATCAAGGAATAA
- a CDS encoding dihydroorotase: protein MISPELVIRKAVWKGEEVDLLVAEGKILDVIPSSDTMYEGAEVVAAKGLMLMPSLTDVHTHLREPGFEYKEDIASGLKAAVHGGFSNIMCMANTAPINDNAVVTDEMLRKAKAAFPEGGPRLFPIGALTKGLEGAELTPMHELAEAGCAAFSNDGVPVKNSELFRRAMEYGSDTGKPIIDHCEDPYLAPAAGVNEGRISSVLGLAGQPDVAEATQVARDLLMAEYLDMHIHLAHISCRKSVDLIAWAKRRGVKVTAETCPHYLLLTEEALQDYSSDTKVNPPLRTKDDVKALLAGIKDSTIDMFATDHAPHAAHEKEVEFMYAPCGISGLDSALSLTWSLVADGKIAFDDFIRMWTTAPCQTFNLPLNSFQKGDPADFFLFDPNEEWVLDSSTMHSKGKNTPFRGQTMKGRVISHFLTGKKIV from the coding sequence ATGATCAGTCCCGAATTAGTAATCCGTAAGGCTGTCTGGAAAGGCGAAGAAGTTGATCTTCTTGTTGCTGAAGGTAAAATTTTAGATGTAATTCCCTCCTCAGACACCATGTATGAGGGAGCTGAGGTTGTTGCAGCCAAAGGGCTGATGCTTATGCCCTCTCTTACAGACGTGCACACCCATCTGCGTGAACCGGGCTTTGAATACAAGGAAGACATCGCATCCGGTCTTAAAGCTGCGGTACATGGCGGCTTTTCAAATATCATGTGCATGGCCAACACTGCCCCCATCAATGATAATGCCGTGGTCACCGATGAAATGCTCCGCAAAGCAAAAGCAGCTTTCCCGGAAGGAGGACCTAGACTTTTTCCCATCGGCGCGCTGACCAAAGGACTGGAAGGAGCAGAACTCACTCCCATGCACGAATTGGCTGAAGCCGGATGCGCCGCCTTTTCCAATGACGGTGTTCCGGTTAAAAACAGTGAGCTTTTCCGCCGGGCCATGGAATACGGTTCCGATACGGGTAAACCCATCATTGACCATTGTGAAGATCCTTATCTGGCACCCGCTGCCGGGGTAAACGAAGGTCGGATTTCATCCGTGCTGGGTCTCGCCGGACAGCCGGATGTAGCCGAAGCCACGCAGGTTGCCCGGGATCTGCTTATGGCCGAATATCTGGACATGCACATCCATCTGGCTCATATATCCTGCCGCAAGTCCGTGGACCTGATCGCATGGGCCAAGAGACGTGGGGTAAAAGTTACAGCCGAAACATGCCCACACTACCTGCTGCTCACAGAAGAAGCACTGCAGGACTACAGCTCCGACACTAAAGTCAATCCGCCACTGCGTACCAAAGATGATGTAAAAGCGCTTCTGGCCGGCATCAAAGACTCAACCATAGATATGTTCGCCACTGACCACGCGCCCCACGCTGCCCATGAAAAAGAAGTTGAATTCATGTATGCCCCCTGCGGCATTTCCGGGCTTGATTCGGCTTTGTCCCTAACATGGTCACTGGTTGCCGATGGTAAGATTGCTTTTGATGATTTCATCCGCATGTGGACTACCGCCCCCTGCCAAACCTTTAACCTGCCCCTGAACAGCTTTCAAAAAGGTGATCCGGCTGACTTTTTCCTCTTTGATCCCAATGAAGAGTGGGTACTGGATTCCTCAACCATGCATTCCAAGGGCAAAAACACTCCTTTCCGCGGACAAACCATGAAAGGACGGGTTATAAGCCATTTCCTTACCGGGAAAAAAATAGTATGA
- a CDS encoding STAS domain-containing protein has translation MGTVWKMESSVKDVLIKIIGEVDFTVTPELREHMHNFVMQTSGEVRVDLSELNYLDSSGLASLIELRRILLEDNRTVKIIAVTEPVDRILTLTQVKSLFGLA, from the coding sequence ATGGGCACAGTCTGGAAAATGGAATCCTCGGTTAAGGATGTCCTGATCAAAATTATTGGCGAAGTTGATTTCACTGTAACCCCTGAGCTCAGGGAACACATGCATAATTTTGTTATGCAGACATCCGGCGAAGTCCGGGTTGATCTTTCCGAGCTGAATTATCTGGATAGCTCCGGTCTTGCTTCACTTATTGAATTGCGTCGGATTCTGCTAGAGGATAATCGCACTGTTAAGATCATTGCGGTTACAGAACCGGTAGACCGGATTTTGACCCTTACGCAGGTAAAATCTTTATTCGGTTTGGCTTAA
- the sppA gene encoding signal peptide peptidase SppA gives MKKTSLIILIIVTIALCGCQPRVNFFPDGTDPLLETKLEGDGPQKVLVISVDGTISDESKRGLLGSYPSLVQEVSSRLKKAASDEDIKAVVIKVNSPGGGVTASDILYNEIMRFKKKTGAKVVVSMMDVAASGGYYISLPADHIMAHPTTLTGSIGVIFIRPKVAGLLDKIGVSVEVSKSGRNKDMGFPFKPDTAEQKQIIDKIIKDYADRFQGLVKKHRPISDENLKTVFTAQVFSAVGAKRAGLVDSLGYLPDAVKKACELAGISENSEVITYKRKNYPDDTLYNSASSQALSPALINIDAGNLLPPKAGFHYLWLPAAE, from the coding sequence ATGAAAAAGACATCACTGATCATACTCATAATCGTTACAATCGCCCTTTGCGGATGTCAGCCCCGGGTTAATTTTTTCCCGGACGGCACCGATCCCCTGCTGGAAACAAAACTTGAGGGCGACGGACCGCAAAAAGTTCTCGTAATCTCCGTAGACGGAACCATATCCGATGAAAGCAAGCGCGGACTGCTGGGCAGCTATCCCAGCCTTGTACAGGAGGTTTCCTCCCGTCTGAAAAAAGCCGCAAGCGATGAGGACATCAAGGCAGTGGTGATCAAGGTGAATTCTCCCGGAGGCGGAGTTACCGCCAGCGATATTTTATATAATGAAATAATGCGCTTTAAGAAAAAGACCGGCGCTAAAGTAGTTGTATCCATGATGGATGTGGCTGCTTCCGGCGGGTATTACATAAGCCTCCCCGCAGATCACATCATGGCCCACCCGACAACTCTGACCGGTTCCATAGGGGTAATCTTTATCCGGCCCAAGGTTGCGGGACTGCTGGACAAGATAGGTGTATCCGTTGAGGTTTCCAAGTCAGGCCGCAACAAGGATATGGGATTTCCCTTCAAACCTGACACTGCTGAGCAGAAACAAATCATCGATAAAATAATCAAAGACTACGCGGACCGTTTTCAGGGACTGGTCAAAAAACACCGCCCCATTTCCGATGAAAACTTGAAAACAGTCTTCACCGCGCAGGTTTTCAGTGCTGTCGGCGCGAAAAGAGCAGGACTTGTGGACAGTCTCGGCTACCTGCCCGACGCGGTAAAAAAAGCGTGTGAACTGGCCGGCATTTCTGAAAATTCGGAAGTCATCACTTACAAACGTAAGAACTATCCCGACGATACTCTTTACAACTCCGCATCATCTCAGGCTTTAAGCCCGGCGCTGATCAATATTGACGCAGGAAACCTCCTGCCGCCCAAGGCCGGATTTCATTATCTCTGGCTTCCCGCGGCGGAATGA
- a CDS encoding amidohydrolase family protein, producing MTKCIRAARAVTMTSGEEPVIKDFAMLHDQGRILDAGPWSELKKDFSGDVEDLGDVTIVPGLINAHVHLELSHLTGMTVQGQGFTGWIKSLLANPLYELETEAVRKAVLEMQAEGTAFCVDISTRNCAQVASIMDELGMGFFACCEAIGVQIPKEGAKFFPQKQYTHGRAAGSGHSLYSTGAEFLQAVKKADDAAGLPYPIHMAENAEEDEIVAAGSGEFAQMLKGVGLLADCGKKGLRPVEYADSLGLLDQSTLAVHCVRVSETDIITLKQRKVNVCLCPRSNAYIGEGRAPWEKILESGINTCLGTDSIASNHDLSMWNELEYLLKNIKISMSPVEALALVTTNSARALKIFDSYGSLEKGKRAVYASVPNKLEDLLF from the coding sequence ATGACAAAATGCATAAGAGCGGCGAGAGCCGTAACAATGACCAGCGGTGAAGAGCCGGTAATCAAAGATTTTGCGATGCTCCATGATCAGGGCCGCATACTCGATGCTGGACCTTGGTCCGAGCTTAAAAAAGATTTTTCCGGTGATGTGGAAGACCTCGGTGATGTTACAATTGTTCCGGGACTGATCAACGCCCACGTACATCTTGAGCTTTCCCACCTGACCGGCATGACCGTGCAGGGGCAGGGATTCACCGGCTGGATCAAATCGCTGCTCGCCAACCCTCTTTATGAACTTGAGACTGAAGCCGTCCGCAAAGCGGTTCTGGAAATGCAGGCAGAGGGAACAGCCTTTTGCGTTGATATCTCCACCCGCAACTGCGCTCAGGTCGCATCGATCATGGATGAGCTGGGCATGGGCTTCTTCGCCTGCTGCGAAGCGATCGGGGTGCAAATTCCCAAAGAAGGAGCGAAATTCTTCCCGCAAAAACAGTATACACACGGCCGGGCCGCCGGATCAGGGCACTCGCTCTACTCCACCGGAGCGGAATTTCTGCAAGCCGTAAAGAAAGCCGATGATGCAGCCGGTCTGCCTTATCCTATACATATGGCAGAGAATGCCGAAGAAGACGAAATTGTTGCGGCAGGCAGCGGAGAATTTGCGCAAATGCTCAAGGGAGTCGGGTTGCTGGCCGATTGTGGAAAGAAGGGACTGCGCCCGGTGGAATATGCAGATTCCCTCGGATTACTGGATCAATCCACCCTTGCGGTTCATTGTGTTCGAGTCTCGGAAACTGACATCATCACCCTTAAACAACGGAAAGTAAATGTCTGCCTCTGCCCGCGCTCCAATGCATACATAGGAGAAGGCCGCGCACCGTGGGAAAAGATTCTGGAATCTGGTATAAACACATGTCTGGGAACGGACAGCATCGCTTCCAATCATGACTTGTCCATGTGGAATGAGCTGGAATACCTGCTCAAAAATATTAAAATTTCAATGTCCCCGGTTGAAGCTCTGGCACTTGTAACCACAAACAGCGCCCGGGCGCTTAAAATCTTTGACTCATACGGATCGCTGGAAAAGGGTAAGCGCGCGGTTTACGCGTCAGTCCCTAACAAGCTTGAAGATCTTTTATTTTAA
- a CDS encoding WD40 repeat domain-containing protein, with protein MSFKKFKAAYIFLALLVLTTGVPAQSNAAAKERVGQAYINVPSQLRKGTSKSLKSYVSQLLNKKYVSARKLYDPPFMGLEDKLFISVKREKALPIIAGGVASYAGNEEGLAAALYDGTVRIWSSFQCRKVSLPGGGGALQTGYGPGSPKLAATGRSGSEIYVFDLEQCFRIPGELPVEHGPVKMMALSRTGEWLGVIDSFNALLCGPVSGPLQEISILEGTPLYLGYTPGQGVLVAVEASGRIIKQGTKNQVSMGHDEVPGGPFVNARMAGYVVCLTRDNGSEVYWDLRKRATVKKSEALKLQPAWIYEQNGGLVYSTGVDRWKITEHLGRPMFIVSYSATQKLLRVRDLDRKTRYYSTLDGKEITESEADDWKLISPSKGVYKAGKKLFRLYDLVCQQGTMLLYGRYIKDRFYLWWEEAGTTAHLMLHPMELPIRESVLADSPALWVPLIEDELK; from the coding sequence ATGAGTTTTAAAAAATTTAAAGCTGCGTATATCTTTCTGGCTCTTTTGGTTTTAACGACCGGCGTACCCGCCCAAAGTAATGCCGCTGCTAAAGAAAGGGTCGGGCAGGCATACATAAATGTGCCTTCCCAGTTGCGGAAAGGTACGTCAAAATCCCTGAAAAGTTATGTCTCCCAATTGCTGAATAAAAAATATGTCAGCGCAAGAAAATTGTATGATCCGCCTTTTATGGGACTTGAAGATAAACTTTTTATCTCAGTTAAAAGAGAAAAAGCATTGCCGATTATTGCCGGTGGAGTTGCTTCTTATGCCGGCAATGAAGAGGGACTTGCAGCAGCTCTTTATGACGGCACTGTCCGCATCTGGAGCAGTTTTCAGTGCCGCAAAGTTAGTCTGCCCGGCGGCGGTGGTGCTTTGCAGACAGGTTACGGGCCGGGCAGCCCGAAACTCGCTGCCACAGGCCGGTCCGGCAGCGAGATATATGTTTTCGACCTTGAGCAGTGCTTTCGGATTCCGGGTGAACTTCCTGTTGAGCATGGCCCGGTCAAGATGATGGCCCTCTCTCGAACCGGTGAATGGCTGGGAGTTATCGACAGTTTTAATGCATTGCTCTGCGGTCCTGTTTCTGGCCCCCTGCAGGAAATTTCAATACTTGAAGGTACTCCTCTTTACCTTGGCTACACCCCGGGACAAGGAGTGCTGGTGGCTGTGGAGGCCTCGGGTAGAATCATCAAGCAGGGAACCAAAAATCAGGTCAGCATGGGCCATGATGAAGTTCCCGGAGGACCTTTTGTAAATGCCAGAATGGCCGGATATGTGGTCTGCCTGACCCGCGATAACGGCAGTGAAGTTTATTGGGATTTACGGAAAAGGGCTACTGTGAAGAAGTCCGAAGCATTGAAGTTGCAACCGGCATGGATTTATGAGCAAAACGGCGGTCTGGTCTATTCTACCGGAGTTGATCGCTGGAAGATTACCGAACATCTGGGCAGGCCCATGTTCATTGTTTCCTATTCCGCGACACAAAAGTTACTCAGGGTACGTGATCTTGACCGCAAAACGCGTTACTATAGTACACTGGACGGGAAGGAGATCACTGAATCGGAAGCTGATGACTGGAAATTGATTTCACCCAGCAAAGGTGTATACAAGGCTGGTAAGAAGTTATTTCGTCTCTATGATCTTGTTTGCCAGCAGGGGACCATGCTCCTTTACGGCAGGTACATTAAGGACAGGTTCTATCTCTGGTGGGAAGAAGCCGGAACCACTGCACATTTGATGCTTCATCCCATGGAGCTTCCTATACGTGAATCCGTTCTGGCGGACAGTCCCGCTCTTTGGGTACCGCTTATTGAAGACGAATTAAAATAA
- a CDS encoding HD domain-containing protein, whose translation MSEPFKDAVGICKTIMRNGYDAYIINERLQKLTIDDKGEEVELDISTELDFKRLSKLFPNVQPSGQNDITAVLKEGGNTLYFYPAETSNSAHPEESVSRMTPRLLKALEKKHQIPMSLACPYIPKAQDQYEGFAELSSGEVRLLGIPDQALKSNYLMGIRALRFAANYNLPIETNTKIAIIRSCKRILDYVPVPEIMDEWRKVEAENMYVFVSLLFETMLLHGLIPELAALSRLTQVKNSKTGETEDVFTHTLDVMRLYPEELPYDWFGVVACMFHDVGKLYTAEEVDGNWQFLQHHRVGAKVTRKILTRLNFPQEDVDLICDLVRNHMRFHFMLTDKGIRKFKALDEYPRLIEIVRADIKARDTTYKEFNHNMKMLERADIPEEALDPFLNGNEIMQHTGLKPGPRVGMIRETLLKAQISGDVCNMDEAIEYVIEQANRA comes from the coding sequence ATGAGCGAACCTTTCAAGGACGCGGTGGGAATTTGTAAAACCATCATGCGTAACGGCTATGATGCTTACATTATTAATGAAAGACTTCAGAAACTTACCATCGACGACAAAGGCGAAGAAGTTGAACTGGATATTTCCACCGAGCTTGATTTCAAAAGACTGAGCAAGCTTTTTCCCAACGTCCAGCCATCCGGTCAAAATGACATAACCGCAGTGCTGAAAGAAGGTGGGAACACTTTATACTTCTATCCTGCTGAAACCAGCAATTCCGCGCATCCTGAAGAAAGCGTATCCCGTATGACTCCAAGGTTGCTCAAAGCTTTGGAGAAAAAACATCAGATCCCCATGTCTCTGGCCTGTCCCTACATTCCCAAGGCACAGGATCAGTATGAAGGATTTGCAGAGCTTTCCAGTGGTGAAGTCCGTTTGCTGGGCATCCCGGACCAGGCTCTAAAAAGTAATTATCTCATGGGTATCAGGGCGTTGCGTTTCGCAGCAAACTACAATCTGCCCATTGAAACAAATACCAAAATCGCAATCATCCGTTCCTGCAAACGTATTCTCGACTACGTTCCGGTTCCCGAAATCATGGATGAATGGCGCAAAGTTGAAGCGGAAAATATGTATGTTTTCGTTTCCCTGCTTTTTGAAACCATGCTCCTGCACGGCCTTATTCCCGAGCTGGCCGCTCTTTCACGCCTGACTCAGGTTAAAAACAGCAAAACAGGTGAAACCGAAGATGTATTTACCCATACTCTGGACGTAATGCGCCTTTACCCCGAAGAGCTTCCTTATGACTGGTTCGGCGTGGTAGCGTGCATGTTTCACGATGTGGGCAAACTTTATACCGCAGAAGAAGTGGACGGAAACTGGCAGTTCCTGCAGCATCACCGCGTTGGAGCAAAAGTAACCAGAAAAATCCTGACTCGCCTGAATTTCCCTCAGGAAGATGTGGACCTGATCTGCGATCTGGTACGCAATCATATGCGTTTCCACTTTATGCTCACTGACAAAGGTATCCGTAAATTCAAGGCTCTGGATGAATACCCCCGCCTGATCGAAATTGTTCGTGCGGACATTAAAGCACGCGATACCACTTACAAAGAATTCAACCACAACATGAAAATGCTTGAGCGTGCCGATATCCCCGAAGAAGCACTTGATCCTTTCCTCAATGGTAACGAGATCATGCAGCACACAGGACTCAAACCCGGCCCACGCGTTGGTATGATCCGCGAAACTCTGCTTAAAGCACAGATTTCCGGTGACGTTTGCAACATGGATGAAGCCATTGAGTATGTGATTGAGCAGGCAAATAGAGCATAA
- a CDS encoding ATP-dependent 6-phosphofructokinase, which produces MVTKADKAQQINTEIPVLGKAKIPSPLKRCVFIEDQERTLVNLAEEEMDSSVDSNVYQEFEKAGPRAFTYFDPSKTKCAVVTCGGLCPGLNDVIRSIVLEAHYLYKVPSVLGIRFGLQGFIPKYGHDVVELTAEKVANIHQFGGTILGSSRGPQDPEEVVDALERMNISVLFMIGGDGTMRAAQKIVEEVEKRRIRISIIGVPKTIDNDISFVTKSFGFDTAVDKATEAIQSAHVESVGVVNGIGLVKLMGRESGFIAAQATLALKDVNFVLVPEHSFEFDGEYGLLRSLEKRLEERQHAVIVCAEGAGQEQCEYTGEKDASGNPVLCDVCTLIIRRIKDYFKDSGKDITLKFIDPSYIIRSVPANANDCVYCGFLGQHAVHAAMAGKTGMVVSRLQARYVHLPLDLVTTKRKKLNIKSDYWRAVLESTGQGHLRNDMEKDLCER; this is translated from the coding sequence ATGGTTACAAAGGCAGATAAAGCACAGCAGATCAATACTGAAATTCCGGTGCTGGGCAAGGCGAAGATTCCTTCTCCGCTCAAACGGTGCGTGTTCATTGAGGATCAGGAAAGAACTCTGGTCAATCTTGCGGAAGAGGAAATGGATTCTTCCGTTGATTCTAATGTGTATCAGGAATTTGAAAAGGCGGGCCCCCGGGCATTTACATATTTCGATCCTTCAAAGACTAAATGCGCTGTAGTAACCTGTGGCGGACTCTGTCCCGGTCTGAACGACGTTATCCGTTCCATCGTACTCGAGGCTCATTACTTGTACAAAGTCCCGTCTGTGCTGGGGATACGGTTCGGATTACAGGGTTTCATACCCAAGTATGGTCATGATGTTGTGGAGCTGACAGCCGAAAAGGTCGCCAATATCCACCAGTTCGGCGGAACCATACTCGGCTCCTCTCGTGGTCCGCAGGACCCAGAAGAGGTTGTGGACGCCCTTGAACGCATGAATATCTCTGTACTCTTCATGATCGGAGGCGACGGAACCATGCGTGCGGCCCAGAAAATTGTTGAAGAAGTGGAAAAAAGAAGGATTAGGATCTCCATTATCGGGGTTCCCAAAACAATTGATAATGACATCAGTTTCGTAACCAAATCTTTTGGCTTTGATACCGCAGTGGATAAAGCTACTGAAGCAATTCAGTCCGCTCACGTGGAATCCGTAGGTGTTGTTAACGGGATAGGGCTGGTAAAGCTTATGGGTCGCGAGTCCGGTTTCATCGCCGCGCAGGCCACACTGGCGCTCAAGGATGTAAATTTTGTGCTTGTCCCTGAACATTCCTTTGAATTTGATGGCGAATACGGGCTGCTGCGCTCCCTTGAAAAACGCTTGGAAGAACGTCAGCACGCAGTAATCGTCTGCGCAGAGGGTGCCGGTCAGGAACAATGCGAATATACCGGGGAAAAGGATGCTTCCGGCAATCCGGTTCTCTGTGATGTCTGTACTCTTATCATCAGGCGTATCAAGGATTACTTCAAGGACAGCGGCAAGGATATAACCCTGAAATTTATTGATCCCAGTTATATTATCCGTTCAGTCCCGGCCAACGCCAACGACTGCGTATACTGCGGCTTCCTTGGTCAGCACGCCGTGCATGCGGCTATGGCCGGAAAGACCGGAATGGTCGTCAGCCGTTTGCAGGCCCGTTATGTGCATCTGCCGCTGGATCTTGTAACTACCAAGCGCAAAAAGCTTAACATCAAGTCCGACTACTGGCGGGCTGTACTCGAATCCACCGGGCAGGGTCATCTGCGGAATGATATGGAGAAGGATCTCTGCGAGAGATAA
- a CDS encoding GAF domain-containing SpoIIE family protein phosphatase, whose product MNAQANRLKKLIQANQVLANIESLVDLLPQLLRLAQDVTGAEASSIMLYNKERDVLNFAWAMNDVLGEKAMKNLKTGFELPMGEGIAGWVALNQHPLNVTDAQNDPRFSKEADSKTGFVTRCILCTPIVHQDKLLGVVQVLNSVNKDCFGSEDEELLESFGHLAGVALVRSELMLQRLNQQKFETQLEAASRIQKQFNPRQPKLDNGNLIWGSSVPAHFVGGDLYDFIPNPDGSWYIYVADVAGKGLPAALIMSALWTRIRAEALNERNPGHMLKAINGGAFEFMNGDVFATMVLLRYTPESGKCEYAMAGHPLPLLVIGDKVEPIGKTFGLPVGILDDCDFETGEISIGNGQSLIIVTDGVDEARNGEGDFFGEERLEESLKRSEIPHAGESLLKDVAAWRGETPPNDDTTVVEIYRA is encoded by the coding sequence TTGAACGCACAAGCCAATAGATTAAAAAAATTGATTCAGGCTAATCAAGTTCTGGCCAATATTGAGTCGTTGGTGGATCTGCTGCCTCAACTCTTGAGATTGGCACAGGATGTTACCGGTGCAGAAGCCTCCTCAATCATGCTCTATAACAAGGAAAGGGACGTTCTTAATTTTGCATGGGCCATGAATGATGTGCTGGGCGAGAAGGCAATGAAGAATTTGAAAACAGGCTTTGAACTGCCCATGGGCGAGGGAATAGCCGGTTGGGTTGCCCTGAATCAGCATCCATTGAATGTTACTGATGCTCAGAATGATCCCCGCTTTTCCAAAGAGGCGGACAGCAAAACCGGATTCGTCACCAGATGTATTCTCTGTACCCCGATTGTTCATCAGGATAAATTACTGGGCGTTGTACAGGTCCTCAATTCCGTGAACAAAGATTGTTTTGGCAGTGAAGATGAGGAGCTGCTTGAAAGCTTCGGTCATTTGGCGGGAGTGGCGCTTGTCCGCTCGGAGTTGATGCTGCAGCGTCTTAATCAGCAGAAATTTGAAACTCAGCTTGAAGCAGCCTCCCGCATACAGAAACAATTTAATCCCCGACAGCCTAAACTGGATAACGGCAATCTGATATGGGGCAGTTCAGTCCCGGCTCATTTTGTGGGCGGTGATTTGTACGATTTCATACCTAACCCCGACGGAAGCTGGTACATTTACGTGGCGGATGTTGCCGGCAAGGGACTTCCTGCGGCCTTGATCATGTCTGCTCTTTGGACAAGAATCAGGGCGGAAGCTTTAAATGAACGAAATCCGGGCCACATGCTTAAAGCGATTAATGGCGGGGCATTTGAATTTATGAACGGCGATGTCTTCGCAACAATGGTACTGCTGCGCTATACTCCGGAAAGTGGAAAATGCGAATACGCCATGGCGGGGCATCCACTGCCGTTACTGGTCATTGGGGATAAGGTTGAACCTATCGGAAAAACCTTCGGACTTCCTGTGGGGATCCTTGATGATTGTGACTTCGAGACCGGCGAGATTAGCATCGGAAATGGTCAATCCCTGATTATTGTCACTGACGGAGTAGATGAAGCAAGAAATGGCGAAGGGGATTTTTTCGGAGAAGAGCGTTTGGAAGAATCTTTAAAACGGAGTGAAATTCCGCATGCCGGGGAATCTTTGCTGAAAGACGTCGCAGCATGGAGGGGAGAAACCCCGCCTAATGATGATACGACCGTAGTCGAAATATACAGGGCTTGA
- a CDS encoding aspartate carbamoyltransferase catalytic subunit: MEWRHKDLLDVTQLSTEEVQHVFETATYFQEINSRPVKKVPTLKGHSVVLFFAEPSTRTKTSFDMAGKRLSCDTFSLAKSSSSLTKGETLKDTALTLQAMNPDGIVIRHWASGAAQFLAERLDCSIINAGDGRHAHPTQALLDSFTLYQEWGSLEGKTILILGDIAHSRVARSNLILLNKMGAKVRFCGPRTLLPPFIKDWPAEVFTDINEACKGVDAVMCLRLQLERQQDGLLPDLREYSNYFGLGHKQIELANPDVKILHPGPMNRGVEINSELADCESSLVLDQVASGVATRMALLYLYLTRKK, translated from the coding sequence ATGGAATGGCGACATAAGGACCTGCTGGATGTCACCCAGCTCAGCACAGAGGAAGTGCAGCACGTTTTTGAAACTGCCACTTACTTTCAGGAAATCAACTCCCGTCCGGTAAAAAAAGTACCTACCTTGAAAGGCCATAGCGTGGTCCTTTTTTTTGCCGAACCAAGCACCCGGACCAAAACATCATTTGATATGGCCGGTAAGCGTCTTTCCTGCGATACCTTCTCCCTTGCCAAAAGCTCCAGCAGCCTGACCAAGGGAGAAACCCTAAAAGATACCGCCCTGACCCTGCAGGCCATGAATCCGGATGGAATCGTCATCCGCCACTGGGCCAGCGGCGCAGCGCAGTTTCTGGCCGAACGTCTTGATTGCAGTATCATCAATGCCGGTGACGGACGTCACGCCCATCCCACGCAGGCCCTGCTGGACAGCTTCACCCTTTATCAGGAATGGGGCTCCCTTGAGGGCAAGACGATACTCATACTTGGCGATATCGCCCACAGCCGCGTAGCACGGTCCAACCTGATCCTGCTTAATAAAATGGGCGCCAAGGTCCGTTTCTGCGGTCCGCGTACCCTGCTGCCGCCTTTTATCAAGGACTGGCCGGCTGAAGTATTCACGGACATAAATGAAGCCTGTAAAGGCGTCGATGCTGTTATGTGCCTTCGTCTGCAGCTTGAACGCCAGCAGGATGGATTGCTGCCTGACCTGCGTGAATATTCCAACTATTTCGGTCTCGGTCATAAGCAGATTGAACTGGCCAATCCCGATGTGAAAATTCTGCATCCCGGCCCCATGAACCGCGGTGTTGAAATCAACTCCGAACTGGCCGATTGCGAGTCCAGTCTCGTGCTTGATCAGGTGGCATCAGGTGTCGCTACCCGCATGGCCCTGCTTTATTTATACTTAACTCGAAAGAAATAG